DNA from Aggregatimonas sangjinii:
CGATAATTTCACTGCCCAAGTATCCGTTAGGGATCTGGATACCCCTGAAAAGTACATTGGAACCGTCGAAAACTGGGAAAAAGCCGAAAATGCCATTATCAACGCGGCAAAGGAAAAAGGGTTGGATTATATTATAGAAAGTGGAGAAGCTGCGTTCTATGGTCCAAAACTCGATTTTATGATCAAAGACGCTCTAGGACGCAACTGGCAATTGGGTACGATACAGGTCGATTACACCTTGCCGGAACGTTTTGACCTTACCTATAAAGGTAGTGACAATGAATTGCATCGCCCCATTATGATTCACCGCGCACCTTTCGGTAGTATGGAGCGGTTTATCGCGTTGTTGCTGGAGCATACGGGCGGCAATTTCCCGCTTTGGTTGACCCCGGAACAGGCCATAATTTTATCGGTAAGCGAGAAACATGAAAAATATGCCCAAAAAGTTTCAGATTACCTAGAAAATAACGAAATTCGCGCCCTCGTTGACAACAGAAACGAGACCGTAGGTAAGAAAATACGGGAAGCGGAGATGAATAAAATTCCGTTTATGCTTATCATGGGAGAAAATGAAGAAGCTAATGAGACCGTCTCGGTACGAAAACACGGCGGCGAGGATTTAGGTTCAATATCCTTGAAGGAGTTCAGGGACTTGGTGAATACCGAAATTAATAGTACCTTAAAGTCGTTTTAAAAGGGCCCCACCCGGAATTGTGGGAAAAGCAAATTCGACCTCTTGAAAGCAGCAGCAAAATAGAGGCAATTTAGATAATAGTTTAATTAAAAAATATAAGTCATAGCAATACGTAAAAGATTTAGGCCCCAGCCTAGGAGGGAAAATAAAAACCCTCATAAAATAAACAAGAAAATTTTAGCTCCCGAAGTTCGATTGGTCGGTGACAATGTCGAAGTGGGTGTTTACCCTATTCGAGTCGCACTGGACAAAGCCGACGAAGCGGGATTGGATTTAGTCGAGATTTCGCCGAATGCGGCACCGCCTGTATGTAAGATCATCGACTACAAGAAGTTTCTTTACGAACAGAAGAAACGCGAGAAGGCGATGAAGGCGAAAGCCTCGAAGGTGGTCGTAAAAGAAATCCGGTTCGGACCGAATACGGATGATCACGATTACGAGTTTAAAAAGAAGCACGCCGAGAAGTTCTTAAAAGATGGTGCGAAGCTAAAGGCTTACGTTTTCTTTAAAGGACGGTCTATCGTTTATAAGGATCAAGGTGAAATTTTGTTATTGCGCCTTGCCTCGGAATTGGAGGAATTAGGAAAGGTAGAACAAATGCCGCGATTGGAAGGGAAGCGAATGACCATGTTCATTGCTCCGAAAACGAAGAAATAAAAGCCCCTCTCGCAATAGCCTTTGGCGATTACGGTCTCCCCCAAGGGAGACATTAAGAAGTGAAAAAGATTAAAGCGCTGCCCAATTTTGAGGCGGCGTTTGAAATGATAAAGTGAGATTAATATAAATAGGAAAAAATGCCTAAACAGAAAACAAAATCGAGTGCCAAGAAGCGTTTTAAGCTTACCGGCACCGGTAAAATCAAAAGAAAGCACGCTTTCAAGAGTCATATCTTGACCAAGAAATCGAAAAAGCGCAAGCTAGCTTTAACACATGACACCTTGGTACACCCAGCGGATGTCAACAGTATTAAAGAGCAATTACGATTAAAGTAAGCGCCCTTTAGGTAATTATTAACCATGGAGTTGGGCCAACACTTCGACTGTGCTTATTGCGACAGATTGAAGTGACCAAAGTGTCGCTAATCGACCGCCTACTACAAAAACAATTTAAAATTATGCCAAGATCAGTAAATGCAGTTGCTTCTAGAGCCAGAAGAAAAAAGGTGATGAAGCAAGCCAAAGGTTACTTTGGAAGACGTAAAAACGTATGGACCGTCGCGAAGAACGCGGTTGAAAAAGCAATGTTATACGCCTACCGTGACCGAAAGAACAAGAAAAGAACCTTTCGTGCCCTATGGATTACGAGGATTAACGCCGGAGCGCGAATGCACGGGATGTCGTATTCCCAATTTATGGGAAAAGTAAAAGCTAGCGGAATTGAATTGAATCGCAAGGTGTTGGCCGATTTGGCCATGAACCATCCTGCGGCTTTCAAGGCCATTGTAGAAAAAGTAAAATAGATTTAAGAATATATCTCACTGAAAAAGGCCGTTCCGATTCAAAATCGGGACGGCTTTTTTGATGGTGGATGTCAGGTGTTTGATGCGCGGGGCGCGGTGTTTGATTCGTGATGTTAGGGCTGGCTGTGCGGTGCTGAGTGTGTGGTTTTTTGGGTTTCTGGTTTTTTATTTCCTGATTCTTTTTTCTTGGTTCTTTTTTCTTGGTTCTTTTTTCTTTGTCTCTTCTCCCTTCTCTTACCTTCGCCGAATCGGGCGAAAAGCGTCAGGTTCCATACGCGGATATGACGATATTTCTTCCGCTCGCGTGATCACGATGCTCGCACAGATAAATGCCTTGCCATATACCCAAATTCAACATCCCGTCGGTTATCGGAATTTGAACGGATGCGCCCATCAAAGAGGCTTTGATATGCGCTGGCATGTCGTCCGGACCTTCGTAGTTATGGATGTAGTACTTCGCATTTTCAGGAACCATTACATTCATATGGCTTTCAAAATCCTGACGAACAGTAGGGTCTGCATTTTCGTTGATGGTCAAACTTGCGGAAGTATGCTTGATAAACACCTGCAGCATTCCAGATTGGATTTGGGCTATTTCGGGAAAACTTTCGAGAACGGTTTCCGTAATTAAATGAAACCCTCTTGCATACGCTTTTAGGCGGAGTTCTTTTTGATGGAAAATCATACCGTTAAAATAGGGACTTTTTAGGAACTTTCAACAGGCCCCCTTTTGTCTTCCTCTCCTCCCAGGTCGTCGTCGGAGACGAGGCGGGCACCTCCCCACAAGGGGAGGGTTTTCGAATTCCTTTTCAAATCTTTCTGGCTTCCTCTCCTCCAAAGTCGTCGTCGGAGACAAGGCGGGCACCTCCCCGGCGCGAAAGGATAAAGTTTGGATTCTTGGTAAAACTAACCGATAATCCCACCTAATACAAATACCTTTGTTGCTCGAATTGATGTTATATGGATTTATCGAATATTAAAATGGTGGTCTCCGACATGGATGGTACCTTATTGAATTCCAATCATGAGGTGAGCCATCGCTTTTTTGAACTCTTTGAAAAATTGAAGAAACGAGATATTCTCTTTGTTGCGGCTAGCGGAAGACAGTACAATAGTATTCTAGACAAACTACAAGATATTAAAAACGAAATCGTCATCGTCGCAGAGAATGGTGGTTATGTTATGCGCAAAGATGAAGAATTACTCTCCACTTTATTGCCCAAATATCAGCAAGACATTATTTTAAAAACACTTTCCGAAATTGCGAATATCAATACTGTATTGTGCGGGAAAGAGCACGCCTACCTTACTGGGGAATCGGATGCCTTTGCCAACATGCTACGACAATATTACTCCGCTTTTGAAATCGTTGAGGACTTGCGTCAAGTAGAAACCGACATTCTGAAAATCGCCATTTATCATTACGAAAGTTCAGAGGCACATATCTATCCTTCCGTACAACATTTGGAAGGAGATTTAAAAGTAAAAATCTCCGGTCCAAATTGGGTCGACATTTCAAGTCCGAATGCCCATAAAGGTTTCGCACTTCAGAAACTTCAAGAGCGTTACGATATTACTCCCGCAGAAACCATGGTTTTCGGTGATTACAATAATGATCTGGAAATGTTGGCGCTAGCCGATTTTAGCTTTGCCATGGCAAATGCGCACCCGAATGTGAAACAAGTTGCCAAATTTCAAACGGCCAGTAATGACAATTTTGGAGTGGAGCGGATTTTGGAGCAATTGGTTCTTGCCTCATCTTGAACCAAAGCCTTTATGAGCTATTGAATACAATGTTAGAGAGAGAACAGGCAAGCGCATTGCATAATTTATTTTGACTTTTACGCTCGAACTTTTAATTCGGAGACGAATTACAGGAATGTTCGCTAATGAGGTGCCATCAAAATCATAACCATGGTACTTACCAATCCATTGGATTATTTCACCGAGGGACCCGGAGTAAACGCAAAGGTTTATCGAGTGAAGCCTTTTTCAATTTGAACATGTGTTCGTGCTTGAATCTGTACTTGACGCTCCAACGTTTAGGTTTTTTGCTTTTTCTTCTGCGCAGCGGGGAATAATACGTTGTTTAGAATTAGGCGGTACCCAGGGGAGGTCGGGTGCAGCTCCAACTCCGTTTTGGGGTCCCCTACCCGATGTTGGTAGTCTTCGGGGTCATGCCCACCGTAGAAAGTGAAAAACCCTTTTCCCTTTATCCCGTGGATATAACGTGCTTCTTGGTTGATTTTGTTTTCCCCCAACACCATGACCGTCGGTTTAATTCCTTTTCGATCAAAGGAAGTGGTTTGTCCCATAAAGCCTTTGACCAGTGCCGTATGATTTTGGCAGAGCATCGTTGGTACAGGATCCCATTTAGCGGAGAAATCCATTAAGGAAAAATAATCCGATTCTTTCGGAATACGCCTTTTGGCTGTCATATCGATGGACGAAAATTCGTATTGCAACGGACTTCTTTCCAAGACAAAATCCTGAAATGCAAAGGTCTTTTTAAAGTCCAGTTTGCTCTGGTAATTGGCCTCGGAAGGATCGCCATCGAACATGGGTTCGCAAATATCCACTCCGTCTGCCGCCAAGGCGATATCGAAGCTATCGGTTGCAGAACACATGGCGAACATAAATCCGCCACCGATAACATAGTTCCGGATTTTAAGTGCTACGGCCCGCTTTTCTTCCGACACCTTGCTAAAGCCTAGCTTATTTGCCAGAGCCTCTGCGTTTTGTTTCTGCTCGATGTACCAAGGTGCCGCCCGATAGGATCCGTAGAATTTACCATATTGCCCCGTAAAATCCTCGTGATGCAGGTGCAACCAATCGTATAGCACCAATTTATCCTCAAGTACCTCTTCGTCATATACCGTTTCATAGGGAATCTCAGCATAGGTCAACACCATGGTTACCGCGTCGTCCCAGGGCTGGTTTCCTTTTGGGGAATAGACCGCAATTCTCGGTGCCTTCTCCAAAATGACCGCTTCTTGGTTCATAGAAGGGCTGCTGATATCATCCAAAATACCCTGCGCCTGACCGTCCGATAAGATTTCAAAGGAAACCCCCCTGATTTGACATTCCTTGCGAATGGCATCTCCATCAGGTAACAAAAAGGAGCCGCCACGGTAGTTGAGCAGCCATTGCACTTTTTGTTGTTTGGAGAGCACCCAATACGTTATTCCGTATGCTTTTAGATGATTTTTTTGGCCCTCGGCATCCATAGGAATTAGGATTGACGAGGCTGACATATGTACAGAAAAGAGAATACAAATCAAAGGAAAAAAACTTCTCATACAATTCGTTTTTTGGGAATCTTCTCAAAGATATAGGAAAATCGGGTGTGACGGATTTTACGCGTAGTTAAAGATTATAAAAAATACTCAGTGTAATTTGCTGGAGCTGCGGTATATCAATCGCTAAATTTAAACGCAAAGAGCGCTAGGAAAATCGCAAAGGACGCAACGATATCATCCCGACATTCGAGGTGCTAGGCAATAGGTCTACCCTAGGTCAAAGGATGCACAAAATTCGTAGCTGCGGTTTGCTTGGCCAGCGCTAAAGCGAATCATACGGAGCACAGCATACTGAACGGAAAACTGGCTGAAACAGCCAATCAGCTATTCAAATGTACCCGTCGACGTTAGGTTTGAAGTTGTATTTTAAAAGGGAACGTCGTTGTCCTCATCAGGCAAGCCATCATTGAGCGAGCTGCCAAAGGCCTCATTGGCATCGGGAAGATTCTTAGTAATAAATGGATTATCCTCGTTGGCGTTCATTTTTGATTGGAATTCGAACGGGGAATCAAAATCGTCGAGATTATCAAACTTACCGAGGTTGCCGATAAATTTCAGACGAATATTTTCCAGACCACCATTTCGGTGCTTGGCCACGATAAATTCGGCCTGCCCTTGGGTCGGGGTACGTTCCTCATCGTCCCACTCGTCGATTTTATAATATTCCGGTCGGTAAATAAACGATACGATATCGGCATCTTGCTCAATCGCTCCAGACTCCCTAAGGTCGGAAAGCAAGGGGCGTTTACTGCCACCACGAGTTTCTACCGCTCGCGAAAGTTGGGATAGTGCAATCACGGGCACGTTCAACTCTTTGGCCAAAGCCTTTAAGTTACGGGATATGGTTGAAATTTCTTGTTCCCTATTCCCACCTTTTTGAGTGCCCCCGGCTGTCATTAATTGCAAATAATCGATAATGACCAATTTAATTCCGTGTTGGGATGCCAGTCGCCTTGCCTTGGCCCGAAGGTCGAATATGGACAAGGAAGGGGTATCATCGATGAACAGGGGGGCCGTCTCCAAGGCTTTTACCTTGACGTTTAACTGCTCCCATTCGTGTTTTTCCAACTTGCCTGTACGCAATTTTTCGGAAGAAAGCCCAGTTTCCGAAGAAATCAGACGTGTAATCAATTGTACGGATGACATCTCACAAGAAAAAAAGGCCACGGGAATACCGTGATTGACGGCCATATTCTTGGCCATGGAAAGCGTTAGGGCCGTTTTACCCATACCGGGTCGTGCCGCGACAATAATCAAATCACTGGGTTGCCATCCAGAAGTGAGCTTATCTACTTTATCAAATCCGGATGGAATACCACTGAGCCCCTCCTTGTTCGCGATTTCTTCGATGCGTTTCTTGGCTTGAATGACCAAATTTTGGGCCGTCTCCGCAGAGCGTTTTAAATTGCCCTGGGTAACATCATATAGTTTGGATTCCGCTGCGTCCAAAAGGTCAAAAACATCAGTACCTTCATCATAGGCCTCCTCGATTATTTCGTTGGAAATCTTGATCAAACTTCGCTGAATGTACTTTTGAAGAATTATACGGGCATGAAACTCGATATGCGCCGAAGAAGCTACCTTTTGGGTCAGTTTTATCAGGTAAAAATCCCCTCCGATTACCTCTAAATTCCCGTCTTTCTTTAATTGGGACGAAACGGTTAATAAATCGACCGGTTCCGAAGTTTCAAATAATTTGAAAATTGCTTCATAAATATGCCGGTGCGCATCCTTGTAAAAAACCTCAGGATGTAGGATATCTATTACTTCATCCACTCCTTTTTTATCAATCATCATTGCACCCAATACAACCTCCTCTAAATCAACAGCTTGAGGCGGAATTTTACCACGTTCCAAGTTGATGATAGTCGATTTATCTATCTTTCGAGCTATTAAGGGTTCTGTTCTTTCCATTGGAGCGAAAGTATGCAATTAACCTTAAGTTAACGTAAAGTGCTTCGTTACGATATCAACATAAGGTCAACAATTATACTGTTGATAAGTTACAATTTTGTGTTGATAACCAAAAAAATCCGCAAAATAAATTCTGCGGATTTTTTTCATCTTGTTGAATCGGTAGTTTAACCGTTAAAAACACCCATCTTGGCATATTTATCCATGCGTTTGTCAACCAGTTCTTTTGGTGATAACTTTTCGAGTTGCTCAAAATGGGTGGAAATTTTATTCCTGACTATCTCAAAAGTCTTCTCCCGATTTGCGTGAGCGCCACCCGCAGGTTCACGAACGATTTCATCGATCAGTTTTAATTTTTTCATGTCGGTAGCGGTCAATTTCAATGCCTCGGCAGCCAATTCCTTATACTCCCAACTTCTCCATAAAATAGAAGAACACGATTCAGGGGAAATCACTGAATACCAAGTATTTTCCAACATTAGCACCACATCGCCAACCCCGATACCCAAGGCTCCGCCCGAAGCACCTTCTCCTATAATCACTACGATAATCGGCACCTTTAGCCGTGTCATTTCCATAATATTACGCGCAATTGCTTCACCTTGACCCCGCTCCTCTGCTTCGATACCTGGATAAGCTCCGGGAGTATCTACAAAACAGACTACAGGAAGGTTGAACTTCTCTGCGGACTTCATCAAACGAAGGGCTTTCCGATATCCCTCAGGATTCGCCATTCCGAAATTGCGATATTGTCTTGTCTTGGTATTGTATCCTTTTTGTTGACCGATAAACATATAGCTCTGGTCGCCGATTTTGCCCAAACCACCGATCATAGCCTTATCATCCTTAACACTTCGGTCGCCATGTAGTTCTAAAAAGGTGTCCTTGCAAATGGCATTGATATAATCCAGTGTATACGGCCGATTCGGATGCCTCGACAACTGTACGCGCTGCCATGCGGTCAGGTTTTTATAAATGTCCTTTCGGGTATCGGCAAGCTTTTTCTCGATTTGTTTGCAGGTCTCGGTCACATCGACATCACTTTCCTCGCCAATAATCATGCACTTATCTAATTGCTCTTCGAGCTCTTTAATGGGAAGTTCAAAATCTAAATATTCCATAAATTTCCAATAAATAGGTTTGGTTGGCACAAAGATAAAGTTTTATGAAGAATCGCTATCGGAACGGTGATTTTTTAATTTGACTTTGTTCTTCGCTATCCCATTGGCCACCACTGTCACCAAGATAATCGTTGCGCCTAAATAAAAAAGCGGGCTCATTTTCTCTTCTTCGCCTAATAGAAAAAACGCTAGAATAATCCCGTACACCGGTTCTAGATTAATAGTGAGCATGACGGTATAAGGCGAAAGATGCCGCATAACCTTTACCGAAGCAATGAAGGCATAGGCCGTACAAACGGACGCTAAAATAAAAATATACATCCAATCATTGTTCGATAATTGAAAAAAGGCGCTGTCAAATGCCCCAGTCGCCATCAAGTAAATGGAAAGGAACAACACTCCGGCCCCCAATTCATAAAACGAGATCACCGCTGGGCGTGCCTTGTGTACCAGCTTGCCATTAATAAGCGAAAAGACCGCTGCCAAAAAAGAGGACATCAGCGCGATACCGATTCCGTAGGCATATTCAGTCTCTACCTTGAAAATAATAAGCAGGCCTGCGATGACCAATACCCCAAAAAGGATTTCGTAAAAAATTATTTTTCTTTTGTATACAATCGGTTCGAGAATGGCGGTAAAAAAAGCACCGGTAGACATGGTTGCCAATGCAATCGAAACCGTGGAAACCTTTATTGCCAAAAAGAAGGTGACCCAATGCAGCGCAATCAATACACCGCCGGTAAGCATCCATAGCATGGTTTTTCGGTTGGTTCTTAGCGGGAATCTTTTGAACGCGATAAAACCAAAAACCAATACTACGGCGATCAACATGCGGTACCAGACCAAGGGCAATGCAGCAATGGTAATGAGCTTACCCAATACAGCGGTAAATCCCCAAATAAATACTATAAAATGTAGGTGAACGTAGTCGTTTGGTTTGGTGTTCATCTACTGATCAACGTTTGGCCTTTTGCAATAAGTAAAAAGCGGTCAACCCGAACATCACGTTTGGGATGACTACCGCCAACAAAGGTGAAAAACCCGCCTGTTCTGCCAAGGTACCGAAAACCTTATCGAAAAAAATAAAGATAAACGCAACGAAAATACCGAAGGCCAGATTGAGTCCCATCCCGCCCCTACGTTTTATAGACGATACCGCCACCGCTATTATGGTCAATATAAAGGCCGTAACCGGCAAGGCCCATCTCCTGTATTTGACCAAGAGATAAGCATTGATGTTGGATGCTCCTTTTTGCTTTTGATCCTCTATAAATTGATTCAGTTCAAAAAAGTTCTTCGTTTCGGCCACGTAGGAGACCGGTGTAAGGTCGCTAATATCAAACGTGAACAGGGTGTCGAGCCTTCTCTTGGTTTCCATAATTTCAGTTTCACCCCTAACCCGTCGTTTTGCGTAGGACGTGAGCCTGTACAGGGTGTCTTTTTCCATCCAACGGATATTCGCCG
Protein-coding regions in this window:
- a CDS encoding DMT family transporter, yielding MNTKPNDYVHLHFIVFIWGFTAVLGKLITIAALPLVWYRMLIAVVLVFGFIAFKRFPLRTNRKTMLWMLTGGVLIALHWVTFFLAIKVSTVSIALATMSTGAFFTAILEPIVYKRKIIFYEILFGVLVIAGLLIIFKVETEYAYGIGIALMSSFLAAVFSLINGKLVHKARPAVISFYELGAGVLFLSIYLMATGAFDSAFFQLSNNDWMYIFILASVCTAYAFIASVKVMRHLSPYTVMLTINLEPVYGIILAFFLLGEEEKMSPLFYLGATIILVTVVANGIAKNKVKLKNHRSDSDSS
- the infC gene encoding translation initiation factor IF-3; translated protein: MRKRFRPQPRRENKNPHKINKKILAPEVRLVGDNVEVGVYPIRVALDKADEAGLDLVEISPNAAPPVCKIIDYKKFLYEQKKREKAMKAKASKVVVKEIRFGPNTDDHDYEFKKKHAEKFLKDGAKLKAYVFFKGRSIVYKDQGEILLLRLASELEELGKVEQMPRLEGKRMTMFIAPKTKK
- the rpmI gene encoding 50S ribosomal protein L35; protein product: MPKQKTKSSAKKRFKLTGTGKIKRKHAFKSHILTKKSKKRKLALTHDTLVHPADVNSIKEQLRLK
- a CDS encoding secondary thiamine-phosphate synthase enzyme YjbQ translates to MIFHQKELRLKAYARGFHLITETVLESFPEIAQIQSGMLQVFIKHTSASLTINENADPTVRQDFESHMNVMVPENAKYYIHNYEGPDDMPAHIKASLMGASVQIPITDGMLNLGIWQGIYLCEHRDHASGRNIVISAYGT
- a CDS encoding HAD family hydrolase encodes the protein MDLSNIKMVVSDMDGTLLNSNHEVSHRFFELFEKLKKRDILFVAASGRQYNSILDKLQDIKNEIVIVAENGGYVMRKDEELLSTLLPKYQQDIILKTLSEIANINTVLCGKEHAYLTGESDAFANMLRQYYSAFEIVEDLRQVETDILKIAIYHYESSEAHIYPSVQHLEGDLKVKISGPNWVDISSPNAHKGFALQKLQERYDITPAETMVFGDYNNDLEMLALADFSFAMANAHPNVKQVAKFQTASNDNFGVERILEQLVLASS
- a CDS encoding asparagine synthetase B, which encodes MRSFFPLICILFSVHMSASSILIPMDAEGQKNHLKAYGITYWVLSKQQKVQWLLNYRGGSFLLPDGDAIRKECQIRGVSFEILSDGQAQGILDDISSPSMNQEAVILEKAPRIAVYSPKGNQPWDDAVTMVLTYAEIPYETVYDEEVLEDKLVLYDWLHLHHEDFTGQYGKFYGSYRAAPWYIEQKQNAEALANKLGFSKVSEEKRAVALKIRNYVIGGGFMFAMCSATDSFDIALAADGVDICEPMFDGDPSEANYQSKLDFKKTFAFQDFVLERSPLQYEFSSIDMTAKRRIPKESDYFSLMDFSAKWDPVPTMLCQNHTALVKGFMGQTTSFDRKGIKPTVMVLGENKINQEARYIHGIKGKGFFTFYGGHDPEDYQHRVGDPKTELELHPTSPGYRLILNNVLFPAAQKKKQKT
- the dnaB gene encoding replicative DNA helicase, yielding MERTEPLIARKIDKSTIINLERGKIPPQAVDLEEVVLGAMMIDKKGVDEVIDILHPEVFYKDAHRHIYEAIFKLFETSEPVDLLTVSSQLKKDGNLEVIGGDFYLIKLTQKVASSAHIEFHARIILQKYIQRSLIKISNEIIEEAYDEGTDVFDLLDAAESKLYDVTQGNLKRSAETAQNLVIQAKKRIEEIANKEGLSGIPSGFDKVDKLTSGWQPSDLIIVAARPGMGKTALTLSMAKNMAVNHGIPVAFFSCEMSSVQLITRLISSETGLSSEKLRTGKLEKHEWEQLNVKVKALETAPLFIDDTPSLSIFDLRAKARRLASQHGIKLVIIDYLQLMTAGGTQKGGNREQEISTISRNLKALAKELNVPVIALSQLSRAVETRGGSKRPLLSDLRESGAIEQDADIVSFIYRPEYYKIDEWDDEERTPTQGQAEFIVAKHRNGGLENIRLKFIGNLGKFDNLDDFDSPFEFQSKMNANEDNPFITKNLPDANEAFGSSLNDGLPDEDNDVPF
- a CDS encoding acetyl-CoA carboxylase carboxyltransferase subunit alpha, with translation MEYLDFELPIKELEEQLDKCMIIGEESDVDVTETCKQIEKKLADTRKDIYKNLTAWQRVQLSRHPNRPYTLDYINAICKDTFLELHGDRSVKDDKAMIGGLGKIGDQSYMFIGQQKGYNTKTRQYRNFGMANPEGYRKALRLMKSAEKFNLPVVCFVDTPGAYPGIEAEERGQGEAIARNIMEMTRLKVPIIVVIIGEGASGGALGIGVGDVVLMLENTWYSVISPESCSSILWRSWEYKELAAEALKLTATDMKKLKLIDEIVREPAGGAHANREKTFEIVRNKISTHFEQLEKLSPKELVDKRMDKYAKMGVFNG
- the rplT gene encoding 50S ribosomal protein L20 yields the protein MPRSVNAVASRARRKKVMKQAKGYFGRRKNVWTVAKNAVEKAMLYAYRDRKNKKRTFRALWITRINAGARMHGMSYSQFMGKVKASGIELNRKVLADLAMNHPAAFKAIVEKVK